A portion of the Zootoca vivipara chromosome 6, rZooViv1.1, whole genome shotgun sequence genome contains these proteins:
- the LOC118087000 gene encoding actin-like — protein MFGPVQRESYVGKEAQAKRGILSFKYPVEHGIVTSWDDMEKIWRYIYRRGLRIRAHERPVLVTEAPLNPLPNREKMTEIMFENFQVPAMFVGLQALMALYASARTTGLVLDSGDGVTLTVPVYKGHCLLHAISRMNFAGRDITRYLTTLLLESGHSFLSSAEKEIVKDIKENLCYVALDPDYQKGKTLVHKYILPDGNPVQIGDQLFRAPESLFKPADAGLAAPGIHQMILDSISNCDGSIHQSIWRNVIMAGGSTLFSGLRERLLKELRALAPKGMPAKVEASADRMHSVWIGASVLTSLASFRDMWVTQQEYKEVGPTVLQKKCF, from the coding sequence ATGTTTGGTCCTGTCCAGAGGGAGTCTTATGTTGGCAAAGAAGCCCAAGCCAAGAGAGGCATCTTGTCTTTTAAATACCCTGTGGAACATGGAATAGTAACATCCTGGGATGACATGGAGAAGATCTGGAGGTACATCTACAGACGCGGGCTCAGAATAAGAGCCCATGAGAGACCGGTGCTGGTGACAGAGGCCCCACTGAACCCATTGCCAAACAGAGAAAAAATGACAGAGATCATGTTTGAGAACTTCCAAGTACCTGCCATGTTTGTGGGCCTGCAAGCTTTGATGGCCCTCTATGCCTCCGCTCGCACAACAGGTTTAGTCTTAGATAGTGGAGATGGTGTCACTCTGACTGTTCCTGTCTACAAAGGCCATTGTCTGCTTCATGCCATTTCCAGGATGAATTTTGCCGGCCGGGATATCACCAGGTACCTGACGACGCTTCTTTTAGAGAGTGGCCACAGCTTCTTGAGCTCTGCCGAGAAGGAGATAGTGAAGGACATCAAGGAGAACCTATGCTACGTAGCTTTAGATCCTGACTATCAAAAGGGCAAAACCTTGGTTCATAAATATATCCTCCCGGATGGAAACCCTGTCCAGATTGGAGACCAGCTCTTCAGAGCCCCAGAGTCCCTCTTTAAACCAGCAGATGCAGGACTCGCAGCACCAGGAATTCATCAGATGATCTTGGACAGTATTTCCAACTGCGATGGGAGCATCCACCAGAGCATCTGGAGGAACGTGATCATGGCGGGTGGGTCCACACTCTTCTCTGGCCTAAGGGAACGGCTTCTGAAGGAGCTCCGAGCCCTTGCGCCCAAAGGCATGCCGGCGAAGGTGGAAGCATCCGCAGATAGGATGCATTCTGTTTGGATTGGAGCATCAGTGCTCACCAGCTTGGCTTCGTTTAGAGACATGTGGGTGACCCAGCAGGAGTACAAGGAGGTTGGCCCAACTGTATTGCAGAAGAAATGCTTCTGA
- the LOC118086825 gene encoding uncharacterized protein LOC118086825 — translation MSDPKLLDIPAVIFDNGSGLCKAGIAGDSAPRAVITAIVGRSKAKATMLGAGQKEFYIGEEAQCKRGVLSLNYPIDHGIVTSWDDMERIWKHVYECELRIKSSDRPVLLTEAPLNPLQNRERMTEIMFENFNVPAMYVAVQATLALYASARTTGIVLDSGDGVTHTVPIYEGYCLPHAVSRLDVAGRDITEYFMRLLLESGLSFVSTAEREIVKDIKEKLCYVALDPIQEMKAKPEYLLREYKLPDGNIIRIGSQLFRAPEALFAPANIGVDAPGVHKMAFNSIMKCDIDVRRDLYGNILLSGGSTLFYGLDERILKEMQLQVPIGISVRIIAPPERKYCVWIGASILTCLTSFRQMWVTLNDYKDFGPGVVHRKCTSYGSNLTAFNSLGPSHGSSSTNSLLDFWLLNLCFISHDSMVWMYLNYDIHNWFEMVHENEKSTSRVFNSQAVIIDNGSGLCKAGVSGEVGPRHVIASVLGCPKSKLSLSKTRQKECYVGDEAQDRREVLSLRYPIESGIITSWDDMEKIWKHIYDKGLGIKAFERPLLMTESPLNPKEDRAKLTQLMFEHFKVPAFYLSVQAILSLYASARYTGIVMDSGFGVTHAVPVYEGYCLPHAVTRLDIGGRDITEFLRELLLENRQYFRNFPEGNNIVEDIKVKLCFVALDAHHEQNKRSEDYPKEYELPDGNRIKIGDALFLAPEILFTPSNIKRSGQGLHKMIAKSIKKCDPTIRSMLYSNVLLSGGSSLFPGLDERVFKGLEAQVPQGVPIKVIAPPDRWFSTWIGASIITSLSSFKQMWVTASDYREFGPNVVQRRCY, via the exons ATGTCTGATCCCAAGCTTCTAGACATCCCAGCTGTGATCTTTGACAATGGGTCTGGATTATGCAAGGCTGGCATTGCTGGGGACAGTGCCCCAAGGGCGGTCATCACAGCAATTGTTGGCCGCTCCAAAGCCAAAGCCACCATGCTTGGCGCTGGCCAGAAGGAATTTTACATTGGCGAAGAAGCTCAGTGCAAAAGGGGCGTCTTGTCACTGAATTACCCCATTGACCACGGCATCGTGACATCTTGGGACGACATGGAGAGGATATGGAAGCATGTCTACGAGTGTGAGCTGAGGATCAAATCCAGTGACAGACCAGTGCTCTTGACCGAAGCCCCACTGAATCCTCTCCAGAATCGGGAGAGAATGACGGAGATCATGTTTGAAAATTTCAATGTGCCTGCTATGTACGTTGCTGTCCAGGCTACTTTGGCACTCTATGCCTCCGCACGGACCACGGGGATAGTCCTAGACAGTGGGGATGGTGTCACTCACACAGTCCCTATCTACGAAGGCTACTGCTTGCCACATGCTGTCTCCAGGTTGGACGTCGCTGGGCGGGACATCACTGAGTACTTCATGAGGCTCCTTCTGGAGAGTGGGCTTTCCTTCGTCAGCACAGCAGAAAGGGAAATCGTGAAAGACATCAAGGAGAAGCTCTGCTACGTGGCTTTAGATCCCATCCAAGAAATGAAAGCTAAGCCAGAATACCTTCTCAGAGAGTATAAACTTCCAGATGGCAATATCATCAGGATCGGAAGCCAACTCTTCCGAGCCCCTGAAGCCCTTTTCGCACCAGCTAACATTGGTGTCGATGCTCCTGGAGTCCACAAAATGGCTTTCAACAGCATTATGAAATGTGACATTGATGTGCGCAGAGATCTATATGGGAACATTCTCCTCTCGGGTGGATCCACCTTGTTTTATGGCTTGGATGAGCGCATCTTAAAGGAAATGCAGCTTCAAGTGCCGATCGGGATATCGGTACGGATCATTGCCCCACCAGAGAGGAAGTACTGCGTGTGGATCGGGGCCTCCATCCTGACTTGCTTGACATCTTTCAGACAAATGTGGGTCACCCTCAACGATTACAAAGACTTTGGCCCAGGTGTCGTTCACCGGAAAT GCACCTCTTATGGCTCCAATTTGACAGCCTTCAACTCACTGGGACCTTCCCATGGATCTTCCAGCACTAACTCC CTGCTGGATTTCTGGCTGCTGAATTTGTGCTTCATCAGCCATGACAGTATGGTGTGGATGTATCTTAATTACGATATACACAA CTGGTTTGAAATGGTCCATGAGAATGAGAAAAGTACGTCCAGAGTCTTCAACAGCCAAGCTGTGATTATTGACAATGGATCTGGGCTGTGCAAGGCTGGGGTCTCGGGAGAAGTTGGCCCTCGGCATGTCATCGCTTCCGTCCTTGGGTGCCCCAAAAGCAAATTATCACTCTCCAAAACCAGGCAAAAGGAATGCTATGTAGGAGATGAGGCCCAAGACAGGCGAGAAGTGTTGTCGTTGAGATATCCTATCGAGAGCGGGATCATAACTTCATGGGATGACATGGAGAAGATCTGGAAGCACATCTATGACAAAGGGTTGGGAATCAAAGCATTTGAGAGGCCTTTGCTAATGACGGAATCACCTCTAAATCCCAAGGAAGATCGAGCCAAACTCACTCAGCTGATGTTTGAACACTTCAAGGTGCCTGCCTTTTACCTCTCTGTCCAGGCCATATTATCTCTCTATGCTTCAGCCCGCTATACTGGTATAGTGATGGACAGCGGTTTTGGGGTCACCCACGCAGTGCCAGTTTATGAGGGCTATTGTTTGCCTCACGCTGTCACCAGGTTGGATATTGGCGGCAGAGACATCACTGAGTTCTTGAGGGAATTGCTTCTGGAAAACAGGCAATACTTCAGAAATTTCCCCGAAGGGAACAACATTGTGGAAGACATCAAAGTGAAGTTGTGCTTCGTAGCCCTGGATGCCCACCATGAGCAGAACAAGAGGTCTGAGGACTACCCAAAGGAGTATGAACTTCCGGATGGCAACAGGATCAAAATCGGTGATGCTCTCTTCTTAGCTCCAGAGATCCTTTTCACGCCCAGCAACATTAAGAGAAGTGGGCAAGGCCTCCACAAAATGATAGCAAAGAGCATCAAAAAATGTGACCCCACCATCCGCAGCATGCTCTACAGCAACGTATTGCTTTCAGGAGGTTCCTCTCTCTTTCCAGGATTAGACGAGAGGGTCTTTAAAGGGCTCGAAGCTCAAGTCCCTCAAGGAGTTCCCATAAAGGTCATAGCACCCCCAGATCGGTGGTTCTCAACGTGGATCGGGGCCTCCATCATTACGTCCCTGAGCAGCTTCAAGCAAATGTGGGTCACTGCTTCTGACTACAGAGAGTTTGGACCAAATGTTGTCCAGAGAAGGTGCTATTAA